The Malus sylvestris chromosome 12, drMalSylv7.2, whole genome shotgun sequence genome contains a region encoding:
- the LOC126592098 gene encoding transcription factor TGA2.2-like isoform X2, protein MGSRRVKVGANDGSKVVTDMPSFVPPVPTPNPTGTEGSSIRSSQISDFGTLEQTLGFRIEDAVDIGRSPMFSQNKLNRQAVGSSVAQFGALNKLMPLQKEPQPNLLSVSRSNHENWGESNMADGSPRTDTSTDDTEDKNQKIERNQMTALLASDSSDRSKEKSGDQKTLRRLAQNREAARKSRLRKKAYVQQLESSRLKLTQLEQELQRARQQGIFISSSGDQSHSMSGNGALAFDVEYARWLEEHNRQINELRAAVNSHAGMWKTPAERCFMWIGGFRSSELLKLLVSQLEPLTEQQLVGIYNLQQSSQQAEDALSQGMEALQQSLSETLASGSPAPSGSSGNVANYMGQMAMAMGKLGTLDGFLRQADNLRQQTLQQMHRILTTRQSARALLAINDYFSRLRALSSLWLARPRE, encoded by the exons TGGCACAGAGGGGAGCTCCATTCGTTCATCTCAAATTTCAGACTTTGGAACTCTTGAGCAAACTCTTGGATTTCGCATAGAGGATGCCGTTGACATCGGGAGAA GTCCAATGTTTAGTCAAAACAAGTTAAATCGCCAGGCAGTGGGAAGTAGTGTTGCCCAATTTGGTGCTTTAAACAAG CTTATGCCACTGCAAAAAGAGCCACAGCCAAATTTGCTCTCTGTATCACGTAGCAATCACGAGAACTGGGGGGAGTCCAATATGGCAGATGGAAGCCCCAGGACTGATACTTCAACAGATGACACAGAAGATAAAAATCAGAAG ATTGAAAGGAATCAAATGACTGCTCTTCTAGCTTCTGATTCCAGTGACAGATCAAAAGAAAAATCTGGGGATCAAAAG ACATTACGAAGACTAGCTCAAAATCGTGAAGCTGCCAGGAAAAGCAGATTACGGAAAAAA GCATATGTACAACAACTTGAGAGTAGTCGGCTGAAATTAACTCAGCTCGAGCAAGAGCTTCAGCGTGCCCGTCAGCAG GGAATATTCATTTCAAGCTCTGGAGATCAATCGCATTCAATGAGTGGAAATG GTGCTTTGGCATTTGATGTGGAATATGCAAGGTGGCTAGAAGAGCACAACAGGCAAATAAATGAGTTGAGGGCTGCCGTTAATTCACATGCGG GAATGTGGAAGACACCAGCTGAAAGGTGTTTCATGTGGATTGGCGGCTTCCGCTCATCTGAGCTCCTTAAG CTTCTGGTGAGTCAATTGGAACCCTTAACGGAGCAGCAATTGGTAGGTATTTATAACCTGCAGCAATCATCCCAGCAGGCTGAAGATGCTCTGTCACAAGGGATGGAGGCATTGCAGCAATCCCTGTCTGAGACCTTGGCAAGTGGCTCACCTGCGCCATCAGGATCATCTGGGAATGTAGCAAACTATATGGGTCAAATGGCCATGGCCATGGGAAAGCTAGGAACTCTTGATGGGTTCCTCCGCCAG GCTGATAATCTTCGGCAACAAACATTGCAACAAATGCATCGTATACTGACAACTCGTCAATCAGCTCGTGCACTCCTTGCAATAAATGATTATTTTTCACGTCTTCGAGCCCTCAGTTCTCTATGGCTTGCCAGGCCTAGGGAGTGA
- the LOC126592098 gene encoding transcription factor TGA2.3-like isoform X1 translates to MGSRRVKVGANDGSKVVTDMPSFVPPVPTPNPTGTEGSSIRSSQISDFGTLEQTLGFRIEDAVDIGRSPMFSQNKLNRQAVGSSVAQFGALNKLMPLQKEPQPNLLSVSRSNHENWGESNMADGSPRTDTSTDDTEDKNQKIERNQMTALLASDSSDRSKEKSGDQKTLRRLAQNREAARKSRLRKKAYVQQLESSRLKLTQLEQELQRARQQGIFISSSGDQSHSMSGNGALAFDVEYARWLEEHNRQINELRAAVNSHAGDTELRTVIDNVIAHYNDIFRLKGTAAKADVFHILSGMWKTPAERCFMWIGGFRSSELLKLLVSQLEPLTEQQLVGIYNLQQSSQQAEDALSQGMEALQQSLSETLASGSPAPSGSSGNVANYMGQMAMAMGKLGTLDGFLRQADNLRQQTLQQMHRILTTRQSARALLAINDYFSRLRALSSLWLARPRE, encoded by the exons TGGCACAGAGGGGAGCTCCATTCGTTCATCTCAAATTTCAGACTTTGGAACTCTTGAGCAAACTCTTGGATTTCGCATAGAGGATGCCGTTGACATCGGGAGAA GTCCAATGTTTAGTCAAAACAAGTTAAATCGCCAGGCAGTGGGAAGTAGTGTTGCCCAATTTGGTGCTTTAAACAAG CTTATGCCACTGCAAAAAGAGCCACAGCCAAATTTGCTCTCTGTATCACGTAGCAATCACGAGAACTGGGGGGAGTCCAATATGGCAGATGGAAGCCCCAGGACTGATACTTCAACAGATGACACAGAAGATAAAAATCAGAAG ATTGAAAGGAATCAAATGACTGCTCTTCTAGCTTCTGATTCCAGTGACAGATCAAAAGAAAAATCTGGGGATCAAAAG ACATTACGAAGACTAGCTCAAAATCGTGAAGCTGCCAGGAAAAGCAGATTACGGAAAAAA GCATATGTACAACAACTTGAGAGTAGTCGGCTGAAATTAACTCAGCTCGAGCAAGAGCTTCAGCGTGCCCGTCAGCAG GGAATATTCATTTCAAGCTCTGGAGATCAATCGCATTCAATGAGTGGAAATG GTGCTTTGGCATTTGATGTGGAATATGCAAGGTGGCTAGAAGAGCACAACAGGCAAATAAATGAGTTGAGGGCTGCCGTTAATTCACATGCGGGTGACACTGAACTTCGTACTGTTATTGACAACGTCATTGCGCACTACAATGACATTTTTAGACTAAAGGGAACTGCAGCAAAAGCTGATGTTTTCCACATCTTATCAGGAATGTGGAAGACACCAGCTGAAAGGTGTTTCATGTGGATTGGCGGCTTCCGCTCATCTGAGCTCCTTAAG CTTCTGGTGAGTCAATTGGAACCCTTAACGGAGCAGCAATTGGTAGGTATTTATAACCTGCAGCAATCATCCCAGCAGGCTGAAGATGCTCTGTCACAAGGGATGGAGGCATTGCAGCAATCCCTGTCTGAGACCTTGGCAAGTGGCTCACCTGCGCCATCAGGATCATCTGGGAATGTAGCAAACTATATGGGTCAAATGGCCATGGCCATGGGAAAGCTAGGAACTCTTGATGGGTTCCTCCGCCAG GCTGATAATCTTCGGCAACAAACATTGCAACAAATGCATCGTATACTGACAACTCGTCAATCAGCTCGTGCACTCCTTGCAATAAATGATTATTTTTCACGTCTTCGAGCCCTCAGTTCTCTATGGCTTGCCAGGCCTAGGGAGTGA